A genomic region of Mesobacillus jeotgali contains the following coding sequences:
- a CDS encoding Type 1 glutamine amidotransferase-like domain-containing protein, protein MFKLVLLSDLKNMNPALKNRIKELAGSKPFKLAYIPSRTDKERWYFEKARPELTSWGVTDFFYFDVDQEFEESQLDEFKSCDGIFLSGGNTYLLLKNLQEKNIVTYIKEMVQEGKTLIGVSAGSIIMSKSIKIAGFHDQNEVQLCELNGLGLVDFEFMPHWNREKHQLDELLEYSLLQEESIFTCRDGDGIVIDGEKIEFYGEIKEIRKGELL, encoded by the coding sequence ATGTTTAAATTAGTGTTGCTGAGTGATTTAAAAAATATGAATCCCGCTTTAAAGAACAGAATTAAGGAATTAGCAGGTTCAAAGCCTTTTAAGTTAGCTTATATCCCATCGCGAACTGATAAAGAAAGATGGTATTTTGAAAAAGCCAGGCCAGAGTTAACGAGTTGGGGTGTTACAGACTTCTTTTATTTTGATGTAGATCAAGAGTTCGAGGAATCACAGTTGGACGAGTTTAAAAGCTGTGACGGCATTTTCCTGTCAGGGGGGAATACATATCTATTATTGAAAAACCTGCAGGAAAAAAACATCGTCACCTACATTAAAGAAATGGTTCAAGAAGGAAAAACGTTAATCGGTGTAAGTGCTGGAAGCATCATTATGTCCAAATCAATCAAGATTGCCGGATTTCATGATCAAAACGAAGTTCAGTTGTGTGAATTAAACGGTTTAGGACTGGTAGACTTTGAGTTTATGCCGCATTGGAACAGAGAAAAACATCAGCTGGACGAACTTTTAGAATATTCTCTTCTCCAGGAAGAAAGCATTTTTACCTGCCGTGATGGCGATGGAATTGTCATTGACGGAGAAAAGATAGAGTTTTATGGAGAAATAAAAGAAATCCGAAAAGGTGAATTGTTATAA
- a CDS encoding response regulator transcription factor — translation MGKRVLVAEDEQRISHLLKMYLEREAFIVEVADNGDEALEKALQDSFDIIILDILMPGRDGFSVLEEIRKTKDTPVIMLSAKGEAHDLKRGEELGASEYILKPFSPKDVVSKIKDLL, via the coding sequence ATGGGGAAGAGAGTGCTAGTTGCTGAGGATGAGCAAAGAATTAGCCATTTATTAAAGATGTACTTAGAAAGAGAAGCTTTTATTGTGGAAGTCGCAGACAATGGCGATGAGGCTTTGGAGAAGGCGCTGCAGGATTCCTTTGACATCATCATCCTGGACATTTTAATGCCAGGAAGAGATGGTTTTTCAGTATTGGAGGAAATCAGGAAAACTAAAGACACACCCGTGATCATGCTTTCTGCTAAAGGGGAAGCTCATGACCTTAAACGAGGAGAAGAATTAGGGGCCAGCGAATACATTTTGAAGCCATTCAGCCCAAAGGATGTAGTTTCGAAAATAAAAGATCTGTTATAG